In Oryza brachyantha chromosome 1, ObraRS2, whole genome shotgun sequence, the following are encoded in one genomic region:
- the LOC102707082 gene encoding probable anion transporter 1, chloroplastic, translating into MMLHLLPLSLSLRGPGSPPAPRSRRFLDPGGGGGCGCGCGGLPYRGVGGGLCVVRMLRRRALRGTDVRSDTSPRKGPGDARHGGGAGHGGYGDDGEAGALLASVRRLLLSGSAQAADAAAAAEEEEEQGQFPKRWAIVFLCFSAFLLCNMDRVNMSIAILPMSAEFGWNPQTVGLIQSSFFWGYLLTQIAGGIWADTVGGKTVLGFGVVWWSIATALTPVAAKLGLPFLLVTRAFMGIGEGVAMPAMNNILSKWVPVSERSRSLALVYSGMYLGSVTGLAFSPLLIHNLGWPSVFYSFGSLGVVWFTTWARKAYSSPLEDPGISAKEKKLITSQSTGGEPVKEIPWGLILSKPPVWALIVSHFCHNWGTFILLTWMPTYYNQVLKFNLTESGLFCVLPWLTMAVSANFGGWIADTLVSRGLSVTTVRKVMQSIGFLGPAFFLTQLSHIDSPAMAVLCMACSQGTDAFSQSGLYSNHQDIGPRYAGVLLGLSNTAGVLAGVFGTAATGYILQHGSWDDVFKVSVVLYLVGTLVWNLFSTGEKIID; encoded by the exons ATGATGCTGCacctgctgccgctctccctctccctccggggccccggctcgccgccggccccgcGCTCGCGCCGGTTCCTcgaccccggcggcggcggtggctgcggATGCGGATGCGGCGGCCTGCCGTACCGGGGAGTTGGGGGTGGGCTATGCGTCGTTAGGATGCTCCGGAGGCGGGCGCTCCGAGGGACCGACGTCCGGTCGGACACCTCGCCGCGGAAGGGCCCGGGAGATGCGCGACACGGCGGAGGGGCGGGGCACGGGGggtacggcgacgacggcgaggccggggCGCTTCTGGCGTCGGTGAGGAGGCTGCTGCTCTCCGGGTCGGCGCAGGCAGcagacgccgcggcggcggcggaggaggaagaggagcagGGACAGTTCCCCAAGCGCTGGGCCATCGTCTTCCTCTGCTTCTCCGCATTCCTCCTCTGCAACATGGACCGC GTAAACATGAGCATTGCTATTTTGCCCATGTCCGCAGAATTCGGCTGGAACCCGCAGACTGTTGGTCTCATTCAGTCCTCTTTCTTCTGGGGCTACCTGCTAACTCAG ATAGCAGGAGGAATATGGGCAGATACAGTTGGAGGGAAGACTGTTCTTGGGTTCGGTGTTGTTTGGTGGTCAATAGCCACAGCTCTTACTCCGGTTGCGGCGAAGTTGGGGTTGCCGTTCCTCCTTGTGACGCGCGCTTTCATGGGAATTGGTGAG GGAGTTGCCATGCCGGCAATGAATAATATCCTTTCGAAATGGGTTCCTGTATCAGAGAGAAGCAGATCATTGGCTCTTGTATATAGTGGAATGTACCTTGGATCAGTGACAGGACTAGCGTTTTCCCCACTGCTGATACATAACCTTGGTTGGCCATCGGTCTTCTACTCCTTTGGGTCTCTGGGGGTAGTCTGGTTTACAACATGGGCAAGAAAG GCGTATAGTAGTCCACTTGAGGATCCTGGAATTAGTGCTAAAGAGAAGAAGCTTATAACCAGTCAAAGCACAGGAGGAGAGCCTGTTAAAGAAATTCCATGGGGACTAATATTATCAAAACCGCCTGTTTGGGCGCTTATAGTATCTCATTTTTGCCATAACTGGGGAACTTTCATCTTGCTCACATGGATGCCTACATACTACAACCAG gTTCTCAAATTCAACCTCACGGAATCCGGCCTTTTCTGTGTTCTCCCTTGGCTAACTATGGCAGTTTCTGCAAATTTTGGTGGTTGGATAGCAGATACTCTTGTCAGTAGAGGATTATCAGTGACAACAGTTCGTAAG GTCATGCAATCAATTGGATTCTTAGGGCCAGCATTTTTTCTGACACAACTGAGCCATATCGACTCACCTGCAATGGCAGTGTTGTGCATGGCATGTAGCCAG GGAACTGATGCATTCTCGCAGTCTGGTCTATACTCGAACCACCAAGATATCGGTCCTCGATATGCT GGTGTGCTACTTGGTCTTTCTAACACAGCTGGGGTTTTAGCTGGTGTATTTGGCACAGCAGCAACAGGATACATCTTGCAGCACG GTTCTTGGGATGATGTCTTCAAAGTATCCGTTGTGCTTTATCTGGTTGGAACTTTGGTCTGGAACCTATTCTCCACCGGCGAAAAAATTATTGATTGA